In the Oscillospiraceae bacterium genome, CCTCCCGGCCCGCCGTCAGGGCCGCCTGCCGGGGCATCGCCGCCGCCCATCACAACAGTGCCCTCGGGCATGTTGCTGGGGTCGCCTACATACAGGTCGCCGTTTTCCATCTGCTGCACGCCGTCGGGCAGGGTGGAGTCGTTGCTGGTCTCAATACCCTGGGTCAGGTCGGCGCTGGAGCGGATCACATCGCCCTCCTGCAGGTCGCTGCCGGTGATCTCCACATAGAAATCGTTGGTGTCGCCGGTGGTCACGGTCACCTGCTCAAAGGTCATATCCACGCCTTCGCCGCCGGTCTTGCGCAGCACGTAGCTGCTGCCGTCGTCGGCGGTGCCCACAGCGTCGCGGGGCACGATAAAGACGTTGTCTTTCTCGCTGATAACGATCTCCACCTTGGCGGAAATGCCGATCAGCAGGCCGTCCGCATCGCCATTGACCACGACCTTGGCGCCGAAGCTGCCCGTGTCGTTGGCAACAGGGTCGATCTGGGTCAGGGTGCCGTCGATCACAGCGTCGCCGGTGGCATCGCTGGTGATGTGGCAGGTCATGCCGGTAGAAAGTTTAGGCACGCTGTTGGCGGGAATGGTCACGTCCACCACCAGTGCATCGGTATTCTGGATGGTAGCCACGGTGCCGCTGCAGACCGAACCAACGGTAGCATTCAGCGCCGTGATGGTGCCGTCCATCGTGGCAGTCAGGGTGCAGTCCTCCAGGGTGCTGCGCAGTGTTTCCAGATTGTCCGGGGTACGCTGGGCCTGCTCCAGCTTGGTAGCGCTGTCCTCCACATTCTGGGATTTGTTCAGCAGGTTGGAGTAGTTCTTCTCCTGGTCGTAGCTGTCGTGGGCTGCCTTGACCTGCTGCTCACAGGTACTGATCTGGGTATTGGCAGTGTCGACAGCGTTCTTAGCGGAGTCCAGGGCGGATTCCGCCTGATTCTTGGTGCTGTCGGCGTTTTTCAGGGCGTCCGAAATATTGTTGAAACCGTACAGGCCCAAAGAGGGAGCAGAGCAGCTGTTCTGGGCATCCGTCAGGGAAGATTGTGCGCTTTGGTAGGTTTCCTGCGCGGACTTCAAGTTGTCGTTGGCGGCGTTCATTGCGTCCTTGTTGGCGTCGCTGGGGTCAGCGTTGTAAGCCGCAATGGCGCTGTTTACGGCGGAGATAGCCTGATTCTGGGCATCGGCAGCGGCGTTCAGCGCGGCGGTGTAGGTGCTGATGCTGGCCGAAGCGCTGTCATAGGCGGATTTCAGCGTGTTATAGTCAGATACCGCAGTATCGTAGGTGCTCTGGGTCTTGCGCTCGTTCTCCTGCGCCTTGGTCAGGGCATCCTTGGCATCCTGCAAATTCTGGTCAGCCTGGTCGATCTTGGCCTGCAGGTCGATGAGGCTATTCTCGTGCTGCACGGTGGAAGTTTCCAGGTCGGCGGTAGCACGGTCATAACTGGTCTGGGCCGATTTCAGTGTGTCGCCGTAGCTTTCCTCGGCACTTTCGATCTGCTTTTCCAGGTCGGAGGTGTCCAGCGTGGCAATGACGTCACCCTTTTTCACGGTATCGCCCACGGCCACCTTGACCTCGCTGACCTTGTACAGCTTGGCCGAATCTGCCACGGTGACGCTGGCCTCGTAGCCGGATTTGACGGTGCCGTTCACACTCACCGAGTCGGTCAGGCTTGTCTTTTGCAGGGTGGAGGTGCGCACGAACTGGTAGGTGGAACCGGCGGCCTTTTTGCCGCCCAGCACAGCGCGCAGCACCAGCACAGCTGCGATCAGCACCACAAGCAGCAGGGCAGTCAGCTTTTTATGCTTGCTGAACCATGCCAGCGGATTGTGCCGGGTCTTTACGGTATCTTCCATTTGGTATTCCTTCCTCTTTAACGGGGTGGTAAATTTTGACTTTGGCATTATAGCATGAATTTGTGTAAAAGTTTTGTATGAGGTGTGAAAAAAGGCCCCGCAAGTGGGGGCCTTCCAAAAAATTATTTTCCAAACAGCGCACTAATTCCGCTGAACGTATTCGTGATCGTCTCCACCTGCTGCTGCAGTTTATTCACGTTGTCCATCAAGGTGGGCAAACCTTGCAGCACGGTGTTCAGGCTGTCCACATCCAGCTGCTTCAGCTGCTCGGTGATGGCAGGCAGGTCCTGCATCATGTTGTTCAGTTCATCGGGGTCCAGCGTGTCCAGGCTGCTTTGCAGGGTGTCGGCCAGTTCGTTTACCTG is a window encoding:
- a CDS encoding efflux RND transporter periplasmic adaptor subunit: MEDTVKTRHNPLAWFSKHKKLTALLLVVLIAAVLVLRAVLGGKKAAGSTYQFVRTSTLQKTSLTDSVSVNGTVKSGYEASVTVADSAKLYKVSEVKVAVGDTVKKGDVIATLDTSDLEKQIESAEESYGDTLKSAQTSYDRATADLETSTVQHENSLIDLQAKIDQADQNLQDAKDALTKAQENERKTQSTYDTAVSDYNTLKSAYDSASASISTYTAALNAAADAQNQAISAVNSAIAAYNADPSDANKDAMNAANDNLKSAQETYQSAQSSLTDAQNSCSAPSLGLYGFNNISDALKNADSTKNQAESALDSAKNAVDTANTQISTCEQQVKAAHDSYDQEKNYSNLLNKSQNVEDSATKLEQAQRTPDNLETLRSTLEDCTLTATMDGTITALNATVGSVCSGTVATIQNTDALVVDVTIPANSVPKLSTGMTCHITSDATGDAVIDGTLTQIDPVANDTGSFGAKVVVNGDADGLLIGISAKVEIVISEKDNVFIVPRDAVGTADDGSSYVLRKTGGEGVDMTFEQVTVTTGDTNDFYVEITGSDLQEGDVIRSSADLTQGIETSNDSTLPDGVQQMENGDLYVGDPSNMPEGTVVMGGGDAPAGGPDGGPGGGQ